The nucleotide sequence CTCACGGCCGCGGGCGATACCCCGCTCGACTTCGAGGCCGCGCAATTTGAACGTTACGCGAGCCAGCCGTCAGTGGATGGCAACCGGGTCGACCTGCCACGCGAACAGGCAGCGTTTGCCGACGCTGCCCTGCACTACCAGGCCAGTCTCAACTTCCTTGAATCCCGGGTGCGCGGTCTGCTGACCGCCATCACAGGGCAATAGGGCGCGATGCCATGAGCAGCTTCCGCCTCTTCGATATCGCCGGTAGCGCCATGGCGGCGCAGTCGGTCCGGCTCAACACGGTGGCCTCCAACCTGGCCAATGCCGATTCCGTCGCCAGCAGTCCGGAAGCCGCGTACCGGGCGCGCATGCCGGAGTTCCGCACGGTGATGGACGCGCAGGGGATGGCCGGTGTCGAGGTCACCCGGATCGCCGAGTCAACCCGGCCCGCCGAGGCCCGCTATCAGCCCGGGCACCCGATGGCAGATGCCGATGGCTATGTCTACGCCCCGGCGATCAACCCGGTGGAGGAGATGGTCAACCTGATGTCTTCCAGCCGCAGCTACCAATCCAGTGTCGAGGCGATGAACACCGCCAAGGAGTTGATGATGCGAACCCTCAACATGGGGCGTAACTGATGGACGCCGTCAGCGCGCTCCGCGGCGCCACCCAAAGCGCGGGCACCCAGCAGCAGTCGCTGGGGCAGGGCGAGTTCATGCAGCTGATGCTGGCACAGTTCAATGCCCAGAACCCGCTGGAGCCGATGGCCAACACCGAATTTCTCGGCCAGCTGGCGCAGTTCTCGGTGGTCGCCGGGGTCCAGCAACTGGACGACAGCTTTCAGGCGCTGGCAGGCCGCATGAATGCCGATCAGGTGCTGCAGGGGGCCGCCCTGCTTGGCAAGCCGGTACAGCGCATCGCCGACATCCTGAAGTGGGACGGCGGCGCGCCCGATGCGTTCTCGCTGGTCATCGAACCGGGCACCACCCGGGTCGAAGTGGACGTGCTCGACGCCAACGGCGTGCGGGTGGCACAGCTGCGCCAGGACACACCCGAGAGCGGCACCCTGCGGTTGGCCTGGGACGGCACCCGCAGCAATGGCGAGGCTGCCCCCCATGGCACCTATTTCCTCCAGGCCCGTGCCGTGAGTGGCGATACCACCACCGCATTGGCACCCCGCAGTGAAGCGACGGTGAGTGCCGTCATCCCCAGTGCCAGCGGTCTGCTGCTGGAACTGGATGACGGCAGCACGGTTGGCCTCACCGACATTCTTCAGATCCGCGCCTGAACGCGCACCGTTTGACCAGGAGACTTCCATGAGCTTTCAAACCGCCCTCTCCGGCCTGACCGCCGCCAGCCGCGACCTGACCGTCACCGGCCACAATATTGCCAACGCCAACACCGCCGGTTTCAAGGGCGGACGTACCCAGTTCGCCGAGGTCTACGCGGCCTCCAGTCTCGGCCTTGCCGCCACCCAGACCGGCAGTGGTGTGCGGGTCTCCGGCATCCAGCAGCAGTTCGGCCAAGGCAGTATCGACTTCACCAACAATGCGCTGGATCTGTCGATCAGCGGCGAAGGGTTCTTCACCTTCAATGCCAACGGCGCCACGGTCTACTCGCGCGCCGGTAGCCTGTCGCCGGACCGCAATGGCATGGTGGTGAACACCCAGGGTCACAAGCTGCAGGTGTATCCGCCCCAGGCCAACGGCACTTTCGACGCCGGTCGGCTGACCGATCTGCAGCTGCCGGTGGGGGACGCGCCGCCGCAGGCCACCACCAATGTGACGCTCGGTCTCAATCTGCCCGCAGCCTCGGGCACGGCACCGGTCAATGCATTCGATCCGGCAGACGCCAGCAGCTATTCGCACACCACCAGCCTGACGGTGTACGACTCGCTCGGCGCCGCCCATACCGCAAGCTTCTATTTCGTTCCGACCGACACCGCCGGGCAGTGGGATGTCCACAGCGCTGTCGACGGCACCAGTACCGGGGCGCCGACCACGATGACCTTCGACGCCAACGGCGCCCTCAGCGCTCCGGTCGGTGGCACCGTGACACTGCCGGCGCTGGCCCAGAACAACGGCGCTTCCGACCTGGAGATCACCCTCGATCTCAGTGATGCCACCCAGTTCGGCGACAACTTCAACGTCACCGCGCTGACGCAGGATGGCTTTGCCACCGGGCGTCTGACCGGCATTGAAGTGACCTCTGGCGGTGTGGTGCAGGCCCGATATACCAACGGCCAGGCCCGTGCGCTCGGCCAGGTGGCGCTGGCCACCTTCGCCAATCCGCAGGGTTTGCAGGCGCTGGGGGATACGGTGTGGGCGGAAACCTATGTCTCCGGCCCGGCGCTTCGGGGTGCGGGTGAGAGCGGCAGTTTCGGCTCGGTGCAGTCGGGCTCGCTGGAACTTTCTAACGTCGACCTCACCGCTGAACTGGTGCACATGATCACCGCGCAACGCAACTTCCAGGCGAACGCGCAGATGATCTCGACCACCGACCAGATAACCCAGACGGTGCTGAACCTCCGCTAAGGCGGACCCGTTCAACGGAATCTGAGCCATGGACCGCGCTGCCTACATCGCCATGAATGCCGCCTCGGAGGCCCTGCGGGCCCAGGCGGCAACCGCGCACAACCTCGCCAACGTCGGCACCAGTGGCTTCAAGGCCTTGCTGACGCAGACCGAAGCGGTGCCGGTGGAGGGCGCGGGTTGGGCGTCGCGGGTCAATGGGCAGTTGACGCCGCAGGGCTGGGACGCCCGCGGCGGTGCCGTTCAAACCACCGGCCGCAGTCTCGACATCGCACTCGCCGAAGACCGCTGGCTGGCGGTGCAGGGCGCCGACGGCGGTATCGCCTACACCCGCAACGGCGCCTTGCAGTTGACCGCCAATGGCCAGGTGCTGGATGCCGAAGGCCGGCCAGTGCTCGGCGATGGCGGCCCCCTCAGCCTGCCGCCGCATAGCGACCTGATGGTGGGGGCGGACGGTACCGTCAGCCTGACACCGCTGGGCAGTGCCGCCAATGTGCGGGCGCAGGTCGGCCGGTTGCAGATTGTCGAGGCCGCCCCCGGTCAGATCGACCGCCGTGCCGACGGGCTGTTCGTGCCCCGTGGCGGGCAGGTACTCAATGCCGCCGCCGGACCGGTGCTGGTCAGCGGCGCGCTGGAAGCCGCCAACGTCAACGCTGCCGAGCAGATGGTGGCGATGATCGAACACTCCCGCCGCTTCGAGTTGGCGGTGGACACCCTCAAGCGTGCGGATGCCTACGCCGAGTCGGCGCAGACCCTCATGCGCCTTCGTTGAACCCGGGAGTAACGTCTTATGAACCCCGCACTCTGGATCGCCAAGACCGGCCTTGATGCACAGCAGACCCGGATGGCTGTCACCTCCAACAATCTCGCCAACGTCGGCACCACCGGCTTCAAGCGGGGCCGGGCCCAGTTCGAGGACCTGCTCTACCAAACGGTCCGCCAGCCGGGCGGCGCCACCAGCCAGCAGACCGATTCCCCCACCGGCCTGATGCTTGGGACCGGCGTACGGACGGTGGCTACCGCCAAGGAGTTCACCCAGGGCAGTTTGCAGCAGACCGGCAACAGCCTCGATGTCGCGGTCAATGGCCGTGGCTTTCTCAAGGTGCTGCTGCCCGACGGCACGGCGGCCTATACCCGCGACGGCGCGTTGAAGACCAACGCCCAGGGCGAACTGGTCACCGCGCAGGGCTACCCGCTGCAGCCGGGCATCTCGATTCCCGACGGCACCCAGAGCATCACCATCGGCACTGACGGCGTCATTACCGCGCAACTGGCCGGGCAGGCCAGCCCGGTGCAGATTGGCACCCTCACGCTCACCGACTTCGTCAACGCTGCCGGACTGCAGGCGCGCGGCGAGAACCTGCTGCTGGAAACGGCTGCCAGTGGCCCGCCCAATGATTCAACACCGGGGCTCAACGGGCTGGGCCTGTTGCAGCAGGGCTCGTTGGAAGGCTCGAACGTCAACGTGGTGGAAGAGCTGGTCGGGATGATCGAGGCGCAACGCGCCTACGAGATGAACTCCAAGGCCATCTCCGCCGCCGACGACATGCTGCGCTTCATCACCCAGCAGCTGTGATGAATACCGCACGCGCCCTCGTACTGCTCGCCGCGATCGGCCTTGGCGGCTGCGCCAGCACGCCGGTGGTGCCGCCAGCACCACCGGCGCCCGCGGTGCATCCGGCCGGCGCGATCTATCAGTCCGGTACCGCTACCGACTGGTTTGGGGACCGTCGCGCGCGCCGGGTGGGGGATGTCCTGACGGTGGTGCTGGTCGAACAGACCCAGGCCCAGACCAGCAGCGCCACCTCGACCAGCAAGACCACCGATCTCAGTCTGCCGGCACCGACCTTGTTCGGGGGTGCCGTCACCGCCAATGGCATCCCGTTTCTCAACAACAGCCTGTCCGGCGACCGCAGTTTCGAAGGCGGTGGCGACAGTACCCAGA is from Flagellatimonas centrodinii and encodes:
- a CDS encoding flagellar basal body rod protein FlgB, with product MSQPLNMQRVFGVHEPALALHARRLELITGNLANADTPGYVPRDLDFAKALTAAGDTPLDFEAAQFERYASQPSVDGNRVDLPREQAAFADAALHYQASLNFLESRVRGLLTAITGQ
- the flgC gene encoding flagellar basal body rod protein FlgC encodes the protein MSSFRLFDIAGSAMAAQSVRLNTVASNLANADSVASSPEAAYRARMPEFRTVMDAQGMAGVEVTRIAESTRPAEARYQPGHPMADADGYVYAPAINPVEEMVNLMSSSRSYQSSVEAMNTAKELMMRTLNMGRN
- a CDS encoding flagellar hook assembly protein FlgD, with amino-acid sequence MDAVSALRGATQSAGTQQQSLGQGEFMQLMLAQFNAQNPLEPMANTEFLGQLAQFSVVAGVQQLDDSFQALAGRMNADQVLQGAALLGKPVQRIADILKWDGGAPDAFSLVIEPGTTRVEVDVLDANGVRVAQLRQDTPESGTLRLAWDGTRSNGEAAPHGTYFLQARAVSGDTTTALAPRSEATVSAVIPSASGLLLELDDGSTVGLTDILQIRA
- the flgE gene encoding flagellar hook protein FlgE, with the protein product MSFQTALSGLTAASRDLTVTGHNIANANTAGFKGGRTQFAEVYAASSLGLAATQTGSGVRVSGIQQQFGQGSIDFTNNALDLSISGEGFFTFNANGATVYSRAGSLSPDRNGMVVNTQGHKLQVYPPQANGTFDAGRLTDLQLPVGDAPPQATTNVTLGLNLPAASGTAPVNAFDPADASSYSHTTSLTVYDSLGAAHTASFYFVPTDTAGQWDVHSAVDGTSTGAPTTMTFDANGALSAPVGGTVTLPALAQNNGASDLEITLDLSDATQFGDNFNVTALTQDGFATGRLTGIEVTSGGVVQARYTNGQARALGQVALATFANPQGLQALGDTVWAETYVSGPALRGAGESGSFGSVQSGSLELSNVDLTAELVHMITAQRNFQANAQMISTTDQITQTVLNLR
- a CDS encoding flagellar basal body rod protein FlgF, with the translated sequence MDRAAYIAMNAASEALRAQAATAHNLANVGTSGFKALLTQTEAVPVEGAGWASRVNGQLTPQGWDARGGAVQTTGRSLDIALAEDRWLAVQGADGGIAYTRNGALQLTANGQVLDAEGRPVLGDGGPLSLPPHSDLMVGADGTVSLTPLGSAANVRAQVGRLQIVEAAPGQIDRRADGLFVPRGGQVLNAAAGPVLVSGALEAANVNAAEQMVAMIEHSRRFELAVDTLKRADAYAESAQTLMRLR
- the flgG gene encoding flagellar basal-body rod protein FlgG encodes the protein MNPALWIAKTGLDAQQTRMAVTSNNLANVGTTGFKRGRAQFEDLLYQTVRQPGGATSQQTDSPTGLMLGTGVRTVATAKEFTQGSLQQTGNSLDVAVNGRGFLKVLLPDGTAAYTRDGALKTNAQGELVTAQGYPLQPGISIPDGTQSITIGTDGVITAQLAGQASPVQIGTLTLTDFVNAAGLQARGENLLLETAASGPPNDSTPGLNGLGLLQQGSLEGSNVNVVEELVGMIEAQRAYEMNSKAISAADDMLRFITQQL
- a CDS encoding flagellar basal body L-ring protein FlgH, which encodes MNTARALVLLAAIGLGGCASTPVVPPAPPAPAVHPAGAIYQSGTATDWFGDRRARRVGDVLTVVLVEQTQAQTSSATSTSKTTDLSLPAPTLFGGAVTANGIPFLNNSLSGDRSFEGGGDSTQSNRLSGSVSVRVIEVDASGLLRIAGRKRLQLNRGDETLEISGWVRPEDIAPDNTLLSDRVADADVRYAGRGALGDANAQGWLARFFNHPLWPF